A genomic segment from Orrella daihaiensis encodes:
- a CDS encoding NirD/YgiW/YdeI family stress tolerance protein → MRTSLPAFILVATLLPGVTFASTENTDPSIAQQSITAIDDIKRGSMVYVKGTVERILDTDEFRLADETGDIKVYVGWQNFVPVKVGDSVTVKGFVDNDLILELYAREIVHSDGRVTQFKHNG, encoded by the coding sequence ATGCGAACATCGCTTCCCGCTTTTATACTCGTGGCCACTTTACTGCCAGGTGTCACATTTGCATCAACCGAAAACACAGATCCTTCAATTGCCCAACAGAGCATTACGGCGATTGATGACATCAAGCGCGGTTCAATGGTGTACGTCAAAGGTACTGTGGAACGGATTTTGGATACTGATGAGTTTCGGCTCGCCGATGAAACGGGCGATATCAAGGTCTACGTCGGCTGGCAAAACTTCGTACCGGTTAAGGTCGGTGACAGCGTCACGGTTAAAGGATTTGTCGACAATGATTTAATCCTTGAACTCTACGCTCGCGAGATTGTCCATAGCGACGGTCGCGTCACTCAGTTTAAGCACAACGGATAA
- the accD gene encoding acetyl-CoA carboxylase, carboxyltransferase subunit beta: protein MSWLDKILPPRINKSAEASAKRVPEGLWVKCPSCESVLYNEDLAANLQVCPKCDHHMRLGSRARIDALLDLEGRQDIGQTTRSMDPLKFRDSRKYPDRLQEAIKQTGESDALVTVSGSIHGVPCVLSCFEFDFMGGSMGSVVGERFVRGVHAAIEQHTPFICVAASGGARMQESLFSLLQMAKTNAALTQLSAQKLPFISVLTDPTMGGVSASFAFVGDVVIAEPKALIGFAGPRVIEQTVREKLPEGFQRSEFLLEKGAIDMVVDRRHLRDELARLMGLFMNQTVDIPVKATAAS, encoded by the coding sequence ATGAGCTGGTTAGACAAAATCCTGCCGCCGCGCATTAACAAAAGCGCTGAGGCCTCGGCAAAACGTGTTCCGGAAGGACTTTGGGTCAAGTGTCCTTCGTGTGAGTCGGTCCTCTATAACGAAGATCTGGCAGCCAACCTGCAAGTCTGTCCCAAATGTGATCATCACATGCGACTTGGGTCACGCGCACGGATTGACGCGTTGCTAGATTTGGAAGGTCGTCAGGACATTGGTCAGACCACCCGGTCTATGGACCCGTTAAAGTTTCGAGACTCTCGGAAATATCCCGACAGACTGCAAGAAGCGATCAAGCAAACGGGTGAGTCCGATGCATTGGTGACTGTAAGTGGGTCGATTCATGGTGTGCCATGCGTATTGTCATGTTTTGAGTTCGACTTTATGGGTGGTTCTATGGGGTCGGTCGTCGGTGAGAGGTTTGTGCGAGGGGTTCACGCAGCGATTGAACAACATACGCCTTTTATTTGTGTTGCAGCATCTGGTGGCGCACGTATGCAGGAGAGTCTTTTCTCCTTGTTGCAGATGGCAAAAACCAATGCTGCCCTGACTCAGCTGTCGGCACAAAAGCTGCCATTTATCAGCGTACTGACCGATCCAACGATGGGCGGTGTGTCGGCTAGTTTTGCGTTTGTCGGTGATGTGGTGATTGCCGAGCCAAAGGCACTGATTGGATTTGCAGGTCCTCGTGTTATTGAACAAACGGTGCGTGAGAAGTTACCCGAGGGGTTTCAACGATCTGAGTTTTTGCTGGAAAAAGGCGCCATCGACATGGTGGTAGACCGTAGACACCTGCGCGATGAGCTCGCTCGCTTGATGGGCTTGTTCATGAACCAAACAGTAGATATTCCGGTCAAGGCTACTGCAGCTAGCTAG
- the trpA gene encoding tryptophan synthase subunit alpha — MVSISKISDAFERSRAQRRAALIPYIAAGNPLPESTVPLMHQLVAAGADVIELGVPFSDPMADGPIIQRAAEHAISQGVGLKDVLKVVSEFRKTDEQTPIVLMGYANPIERMGQQAFVEKAAEAGVDGVLVVDYPPEEAAQFVDLLGQHDMAPIFLLAPTSTDERIAAVGKLAKGYVYYVSLRGVTGAGHLNTDEVASQLAKIRQHVTIPVGVGFGISDAQSASRVAEVADAVVIGSKLIDVMNKAWQVVPVGEQTDVAVTAGHDWLKGIRHALDQVNKQPA, encoded by the coding sequence ATCGTGAGCATTTCAAAAATCTCCGACGCATTCGAGCGATCTCGCGCTCAGCGGCGAGCTGCACTAATTCCCTATATCGCAGCCGGCAATCCGCTGCCCGAATCGACGGTGCCGTTGATGCATCAACTAGTAGCTGCTGGTGCGGATGTTATTGAGCTAGGCGTACCTTTCTCAGACCCGATGGCCGACGGTCCGATCATCCAGCGAGCTGCTGAGCATGCCATTTCGCAAGGTGTCGGGTTGAAGGATGTTTTGAAAGTGGTGTCAGAGTTTCGCAAGACTGATGAGCAAACCCCGATTGTTTTGATGGGTTATGCCAACCCGATCGAGCGCATGGGGCAGCAAGCCTTTGTTGAGAAAGCAGCCGAGGCGGGCGTGGATGGTGTTCTGGTGGTCGATTATCCACCAGAGGAAGCTGCTCAGTTCGTGGATCTGCTTGGTCAACATGACATGGCACCCATCTTCCTGTTGGCACCAACATCAACCGATGAGCGGATTGCTGCCGTTGGCAAGCTAGCCAAAGGCTACGTCTACTACGTGTCTTTGCGTGGTGTGACAGGAGCCGGGCATTTGAATACCGATGAGGTCGCGAGCCAGCTCGCCAAGATTAGACAGCACGTGACGATTCCTGTTGGCGTTGGGTTTGGTATTAGCGACGCCCAAAGTGCCAGCCGAGTGGCGGAAGTGGCAGATGCTGTGGTCATAGGCAGCAAACTGATTGACGTCATGAACAAAGCTTGGCAGGTGGTGCCAGTGGGCGAGCAAACCGACGTGGCTGTCACAGCGGGTCATGATTGGTTAAAGGGTATCCGGCACGCTTTGGACCAAGTTAACAAGCAGCCTGCGTAA
- the trpB gene encoding tryptophan synthase subunit beta: MKPYDFPDATGHFGPYGGVFVAETLMHALAQLRQAYAKYQNDPDFLAEFHSELRHFVGRPTPVYHARRWSEELGGAQIWFKREDLNHTGAHKINNSLGQALLARRMGKKRIIAETGAGQHGVATATVCARYGMECIVYMGSEDVKRQAPNVYRMKLLGATVVPVESGSKTLKDALNEALRDWVTNVEDTFYIIGTVAGPHPYPMMVRNFHSVIGEECIEQMPQYAGRQPDYVLACVGGGSNAMGIFHPYINHEDVKLVGVEAAGHGIASGHHAASLSAGQVGVLHGNRTYVIQNEDGQVQETHSVSAGLDYPGVGPEHAWLKDTGRARYVGVTDDEALAAFHHCCRIEGIIPALETAHALAEAARLAPTLPKDRIILVNLSGRGDKDINTVATQAGIEL; the protein is encoded by the coding sequence GTGAAACCTTACGACTTTCCTGACGCGACCGGGCATTTTGGGCCTTATGGTGGCGTGTTTGTTGCCGAGACGTTGATGCACGCGCTCGCTCAGTTGCGACAAGCCTACGCCAAGTACCAGAATGACCCTGATTTTCTGGCTGAGTTTCACAGTGAACTGCGCCATTTTGTGGGGCGTCCTACCCCTGTCTACCACGCTCGTAGGTGGTCTGAAGAGTTGGGTGGCGCCCAAATCTGGTTTAAGCGAGAGGATTTGAATCACACGGGTGCCCACAAGATCAACAACAGTCTTGGTCAGGCACTATTGGCCCGTCGCATGGGCAAGAAACGCATCATCGCTGAGACCGGAGCAGGGCAGCACGGCGTGGCGACTGCCACGGTTTGCGCCCGTTATGGCATGGAGTGCATCGTGTACATGGGTAGTGAAGACGTCAAGCGTCAGGCACCCAACGTCTATCGCATGAAGCTTCTCGGTGCGACGGTAGTGCCGGTTGAGTCTGGTTCCAAGACCCTGAAGGATGCACTAAACGAGGCTTTGCGTGATTGGGTGACTAACGTGGAAGATACCTTCTACATCATTGGCACCGTCGCCGGTCCACACCCATATCCCATGATGGTGCGCAACTTTCACTCAGTAATCGGCGAAGAGTGCATCGAGCAAATGCCGCAGTACGCCGGGCGCCAGCCAGATTATGTTCTGGCATGCGTTGGTGGGGGATCCAATGCAATGGGGATTTTCCATCCTTACATCAACCATGAGGACGTCAAGCTTGTCGGCGTGGAAGCAGCAGGGCATGGCATTGCATCCGGTCATCATGCCGCCTCGTTGTCAGCTGGCCAGGTTGGCGTATTGCATGGCAATCGTACCTACGTCATTCAGAATGAGGATGGCCAGGTTCAAGAGACGCATTCGGTATCGGCAGGGTTGGATTATCCTGGTGTCGGTCCGGAGCATGCGTGGCTTAAGGACACAGGACGTGCGCGCTATGTTGGCGTGACCGATGATGAGGCGCTTGCCGCCTTTCACCACTGCTGCCGTATCGAGGGCATTATTCCGGCGCTTGAGACAGCGCACGCACTGGCCGAGGCCGCGCGACTGGCTCCCACGCTACCGAAAGACCGGATCATTCTGGTGAACCTTTCTGGGCGTGGTGACAAAGACATTAATACAGTGGCCACTCAGGCCGGTATCGAACTATAA
- a CDS encoding RelA/SpoT family protein, protein MNSHFNTVTDEQVDQVSTGLTSEDRARLLDALHWAQQRSEPAVIVGSQPLWEHCLATAEILASLQSDVASRIAAILLALPAHDGKGLDPISKTFGPEIGKLVQGTRALLKLGEVAREATGGEVADLATQKENLRKMLLAMAADLRIVLIRLASRLQTLRWHAKTKQPCGVEFAQETLDLYAPLANRLGIWQVKWEMEDLAFRFQQPEKYKEIAKALEEKRIERESFIDQTLADLKALLEDAGIEASVSGRPKHIFSIWNKMNRKAVDISRLYDLRAVRVIVADERSCYNVLGIVHEHWSPIGEEFDDYISRPKSNGYRSLHTVVADKAGRAFEVQIRTQAMHDFAEHGMAAHWRYKETGKSSAPAAGAEDYDRQLAWMRQLLAWQTEAGSSALDQQQPQTASDRIYVLSPQARVIELPRGATPIDFAYHLHTDLGHRCRGARVDGQMVPLQTKLDTGQTVDIITTKAGGPSRDWLNPQLGYLASPRAKAKVRAWFNAIELQQRITQGHALVEKELQRLGKTAINQEQLAQQLGFAHADDLYVAVAKEDFSLRHIDAVFQPKSQDEQTRTQPIISEHKPASSSPSGVLVQGVDSLLTQLARCCRPAPPDPISGFVTRGRGVSIHRSDCPSFVQLARRDPERVIEVSWGQTGDSVYPVDVVVHAHDRHGLLRDLSEVFARLRLNVVGVNTQSKASLAHMVFTVQVSGADVLQRALAALTEVSGVLSAQRR, encoded by the coding sequence ATGAATAGCCATTTCAATACAGTCACGGACGAACAAGTTGATCAAGTATCAACTGGCTTGACCTCCGAAGATAGAGCTCGTTTACTCGATGCTTTGCACTGGGCACAGCAGCGTAGCGAGCCGGCGGTTATCGTGGGTAGCCAACCGCTATGGGAACATTGTCTGGCCACCGCTGAGATTTTGGCGAGTCTACAGTCAGATGTGGCGAGCCGCATAGCGGCCATTTTGCTAGCTTTGCCAGCCCACGATGGCAAGGGGCTTGATCCGATATCAAAGACGTTCGGGCCTGAGATTGGCAAATTAGTGCAAGGAACACGGGCACTGCTAAAGCTTGGAGAAGTCGCCCGTGAAGCCACTGGTGGTGAGGTGGCCGACCTGGCCACGCAAAAAGAGAATCTGCGCAAGATGTTGCTAGCCATGGCAGCAGATTTGCGTATTGTTTTGATCCGCTTGGCATCACGCCTGCAAACGTTGCGTTGGCATGCAAAAACCAAGCAGCCATGTGGCGTTGAGTTTGCGCAGGAGACGCTCGATCTGTACGCCCCATTAGCCAATCGGCTCGGGATATGGCAAGTCAAGTGGGAGATGGAAGATCTGGCGTTTCGCTTTCAGCAGCCGGAAAAGTACAAGGAAATTGCCAAAGCCTTGGAAGAAAAGCGTATTGAGCGCGAGTCTTTTATTGATCAAACGCTGGCCGATCTCAAGGCGCTGCTTGAAGACGCAGGTATCGAGGCCTCTGTTTCAGGTCGTCCCAAGCATATCTTTAGCATCTGGAACAAAATGAATCGAAAGGCGGTTGACATCAGCCGCCTTTATGATCTTCGTGCCGTCAGGGTGATCGTGGCAGACGAGCGTAGTTGTTACAACGTGCTGGGGATTGTCCACGAGCACTGGTCCCCGATTGGCGAGGAGTTTGATGACTACATCTCCCGCCCCAAGTCCAATGGTTATCGCTCCTTGCACACCGTGGTCGCAGACAAAGCAGGTCGCGCTTTCGAAGTACAGATAAGAACGCAGGCAATGCATGATTTTGCAGAGCATGGGATGGCTGCCCATTGGCGCTACAAGGAGACGGGCAAGTCCAGCGCGCCGGCCGCCGGTGCTGAGGATTACGATCGCCAGCTAGCCTGGATGCGGCAATTGCTGGCATGGCAAACCGAAGCCGGATCCTCGGCGCTCGATCAACAACAACCGCAAACTGCTTCAGACCGCATTTATGTTCTGTCACCTCAAGCTAGAGTGATCGAACTGCCGCGAGGTGCTACACCCATCGATTTTGCATATCATTTGCACACCGACCTTGGTCATCGGTGTCGTGGCGCCAGGGTAGATGGTCAAATGGTGCCGTTGCAAACCAAGTTAGATACCGGTCAAACCGTTGACATCATCACCACAAAAGCGGGTGGGCCCTCGCGTGACTGGCTAAACCCACAACTCGGGTACCTCGCGAGTCCTCGCGCCAAGGCCAAGGTGCGCGCATGGTTTAACGCGATTGAATTGCAGCAGCGCATCACCCAGGGTCATGCGTTGGTAGAAAAAGAGCTGCAAAGGCTAGGCAAGACCGCCATCAACCAGGAGCAGCTCGCGCAGCAGCTCGGCTTTGCGCATGCCGATGATTTGTATGTCGCGGTGGCAAAGGAAGACTTTAGCCTGCGTCATATTGATGCCGTCTTTCAGCCCAAGTCCCAAGATGAGCAGACCCGTACGCAGCCGATTATCAGTGAACACAAGCCAGCTTCCAGTAGCCCAAGCGGTGTGTTGGTACAAGGGGTTGATTCGCTTTTGACGCAGTTAGCCCGTTGCTGTCGGCCGGCACCGCCAGACCCCATCAGTGGTTTTGTGACTCGCGGCCGTGGGGTTTCCATTCATCGATCTGATTGTCCAAGCTTTGTGCAGTTGGCTAGGCGCGATCCCGAACGTGTCATCGAGGTGTCGTGGGGGCAAACGGGTGACTCAGTCTATCCGGTTGATGTCGTCGTGCATGCCCACGACCGACATGGGCTGCTGCGAGACTTGTCGGAGGTGTTTGCGCGACTGAGACTCAATGTGGTTGGCGTCAATACGCAAAGTAAAGCTTCCTTGGCGCATATGGTGTTCACTGTGCAAGTCAGCGGTGCTGACGTTCTACAGCGGGCGCTCGCGGCGCTGACTGAGGTCTCGGGTGTGCTGTCGGCACAGAGGCGCTAG
- a CDS encoding RidA family protein, whose amino-acid sequence MQSIQRVNVQKRLSDMAVYNGVAYLAGQVPEDPSLDITGQTEQVLAIVDSLLEQAGTNKSRILMAQIFIANMAEFDGMNKAWDAWVSDGNAPPRATVEARLANPDFKVEIVVTAAV is encoded by the coding sequence ATGCAATCCATCCAGCGCGTGAATGTTCAAAAGCGTTTGTCTGACATGGCTGTTTACAACGGCGTGGCCTACCTCGCGGGTCAGGTCCCGGAAGATCCATCGTTAGACATCACTGGCCAAACTGAGCAGGTGTTGGCTATCGTCGATAGCTTGCTCGAGCAGGCCGGCACCAATAAATCCCGAATCCTGATGGCACAAATTTTTATTGCCAACATGGCCGAGTTTGATGGCATGAACAAGGCTTGGGATGCGTGGGTTTCTGATGGTAATGCACCACCGCGGGCTACCGTAGAGGCACGCCTGGCCAATCCGGATTTCAAGGTTGAGATCGTGGTGACTGCTGCGGTCTAA
- the pncB gene encoding nicotinate phosphoribosyltransferase, with translation MIIHSLLDTDLYKFSMMQVVLHHFPAAQVEYRFQCRTPNVDLSVHIDEIQREIDSLCELRFTEIELDYIGSLRFIKSDFVDFLRLFHLPRQCIEVTPANTNGAISISVKGPWLHTILFEIPVLAIVNEVYFRHVSPVPDTHEGRRRLHEKIDLLLNEPDMAAFRVAEYGTRRRFSRQWHDEVVSMLKASMGEHFVGTSNVDMARRHGITPLGTMGHEYLQACQALGPRLRDSQVFALETWAKEYRGDLGIALSDVYGLDAFLRDFDMYFCKLFDGARHDSGDPFVWGERMIAHYNANRVDPSTKTLVFSDALTFPLAIEIARRFQGRVRVSFGIGTNLTNDLGLQPLQIVMKMVRCNGQPVAKVSDAPEKTMCDDPAYLAYLRHVFDLPPSP, from the coding sequence ATGATCATCCACTCCCTGTTAGACACCGATCTCTATAAATTTTCCATGATGCAGGTGGTACTGCATCATTTTCCGGCCGCTCAGGTTGAGTATCGGTTTCAATGCCGCACGCCTAATGTGGATTTAAGTGTTCACATCGACGAGATTCAGAGAGAAATCGACTCCTTGTGCGAATTACGTTTTACCGAAATCGAGCTTGATTACATCGGCAGTCTGCGGTTCATTAAAAGCGACTTTGTAGATTTTCTAAGGCTGTTTCACTTGCCCCGTCAGTGTATAGAAGTAACGCCTGCGAATACGAATGGTGCTATTTCAATTTCGGTAAAAGGACCTTGGCTTCACACTATTTTGTTTGAAATCCCGGTGCTCGCCATCGTCAATGAGGTGTACTTTCGACACGTTAGTCCAGTGCCTGATACGCATGAAGGTAGACGCCGTTTGCATGAAAAGATTGACTTGCTATTGAACGAGCCTGACATGGCCGCATTCAGAGTGGCCGAATACGGCACCCGTCGTCGTTTCTCAAGACAATGGCACGATGAAGTGGTTAGCATGCTCAAAGCGTCAATGGGTGAACACTTCGTGGGAACGAGTAACGTCGATATGGCAAGACGCCATGGCATTACGCCCTTGGGCACCATGGGTCACGAGTATCTTCAGGCATGTCAGGCGCTTGGGCCGCGATTGCGTGATTCACAGGTGTTTGCACTTGAGACATGGGCCAAAGAGTATCGAGGTGATTTGGGTATAGCACTATCAGACGTCTATGGCCTTGATGCTTTTTTGCGTGACTTTGACATGTATTTTTGCAAGTTGTTTGATGGTGCACGCCATGACTCTGGTGATCCCTTCGTGTGGGGTGAGCGCATGATCGCGCACTACAACGCCAATCGTGTTGACCCTAGCACCAAAACACTGGTGTTTTCTGATGCGCTGACATTTCCGCTTGCCATTGAAATTGCCCGTCGTTTTCAGGGCCGGGTGCGAGTTTCATTTGGCATCGGCACTAACCTAACCAATGACCTGGGTTTGCAGCCGCTGCAAATTGTGATGAAAATGGTTCGTTGCAACGGACAACCGGTAGCCAAGGTTTCCGATGCCCCTGAAAAAACAATGTGCGATGATCCGGCTTATCTGGCTTATCTGCGTCACGTCTTTGATTTGCCACCTAGCCCCTAA
- the fdxA gene encoding ferredoxin FdxA, whose product MTHVVTENCIKCKFTDCVDVCPVDCFKEGPNFLVIDPDECIDCAVCIPECPANAIFAEEDVPEDQVGFIALNAELTPVFKTITRTKEPLPDADQWNGVADKLKHLER is encoded by the coding sequence ATGACCCACGTTGTTACTGAAAACTGTATCAAGTGCAAATTCACCGACTGTGTAGACGTCTGTCCGGTGGATTGCTTTAAAGAGGGGCCCAACTTTCTTGTGATTGATCCGGACGAATGCATAGACTGTGCTGTGTGCATTCCCGAATGTCCTGCCAACGCCATCTTTGCCGAAGAGGATGTGCCAGAGGATCAAGTCGGATTTATTGCACTGAATGCCGAACTTACACCGGTATTCAAGACAATTACGCGGACCAAGGAACCGCTTCCGGACGCGGACCAGTGGAACGGTGTTGCCGACAAGCTCAAACATCTCGAACGTTAA
- a CDS encoding ferredoxin--NADP reductase, with product MPADQLQEKYTCQSVLSVKQWDSPGLVSIKATRDAGFNFVPGQFARIGLRSDDAQTEPDLWRAYSMVSHPDDDYLEFFSVTVPDGQFSPKLAALQENDKLWIEKAPFGFLTLERFLPAKALWLVSTGTGLSAYLPMLRDAATWQHFEKVIIVHGVRTARELAYRQTLEQLAQTNPQFIYLPVTSREPWPNDGQAACRVTTAYVEGLLQRVTGQPLTAEDARIMLCGNPEMVTEMRGLLQEQGFAASRRGNPGTLAVENYW from the coding sequence ATGCCAGCAGATCAGCTCCAAGAGAAATACACTTGCCAATCAGTTTTGTCTGTCAAGCAATGGGACTCGCCCGGCTTGGTGTCTATCAAGGCCACGCGTGACGCTGGTTTTAATTTCGTGCCTGGGCAATTTGCTCGTATCGGCCTGCGTAGTGATGATGCACAAACCGAGCCAGATCTATGGCGGGCTTATTCCATGGTTTCCCACCCGGATGATGACTACCTGGAATTTTTCAGCGTCACCGTCCCCGACGGTCAATTCAGCCCCAAGCTTGCCGCGCTACAAGAAAACGACAAGTTATGGATTGAGAAGGCACCATTTGGATTCTTGACGCTGGAACGATTCCTGCCAGCCAAGGCCTTATGGCTGGTATCAACAGGCACTGGGCTGTCAGCCTACTTGCCGATGTTGCGTGATGCTGCGACGTGGCAACATTTTGAAAAAGTCATCATCGTGCATGGCGTCAGAACCGCCCGGGAACTGGCATACCGGCAAACGCTCGAACAATTGGCCCAGACCAACCCACAATTCATTTACCTGCCCGTTACCTCTCGGGAGCCTTGGCCGAATGACGGCCAAGCCGCATGCCGGGTCACAACAGCCTACGTCGAGGGACTATTACAACGCGTTACCGGCCAACCACTGACAGCTGAAGATGCTCGTATCATGCTTTGCGGCAACCCTGAGATGGTGACCGAAATGCGGGGACTGCTACAAGAACAAGGGTTTGCCGCCAGCCGCCGAGGCAACCCTGGCACGCTGGCTGTTGAGAACTACTGGTAA
- a CDS encoding electron transport complex subunit RsxB: protein MVASPELIEQINRVLPQTQCTKCGFDGCEPYAQAMAEGLADINRCPPGGDAGVAKLSQMLNKPIKSIDPECGVPGPLHVAVIDEQHCIGCTLCIKACPVDAIVGANKRMHTVLTDWCTGCDLCLAPCPVDCIEMIPAAQNPEWTDERAQLARLRYDRRNQRLSAPAEHQLAPVATDADKQAAVAAALARARARRGQT, encoded by the coding sequence ATCGTGGCAAGCCCAGAACTCATTGAACAAATCAATCGTGTGCTGCCGCAGACGCAATGCACCAAATGCGGATTTGATGGTTGTGAGCCGTATGCGCAAGCGATGGCTGAGGGGTTGGCCGACATCAATCGTTGCCCACCGGGTGGCGATGCTGGTGTCGCCAAACTCTCGCAGATGTTAAACAAGCCAATCAAGTCGATAGACCCAGAATGCGGCGTACCAGGTCCATTGCATGTGGCCGTCATAGACGAGCAACACTGTATTGGTTGCACTCTGTGCATAAAAGCCTGCCCAGTGGATGCCATTGTTGGTGCCAACAAGCGAATGCATACGGTATTGACTGACTGGTGTACGGGCTGTGACTTGTGCCTTGCGCCCTGCCCAGTCGATTGCATCGAAATGATTCCGGCAGCGCAAAACCCTGAATGGACGGATGAACGCGCGCAGTTGGCGCGGTTGCGTTACGACAGACGCAACCAACGATTATCCGCACCAGCTGAGCACCAGCTTGCACCCGTCGCTACAGATGCCGACAAACAAGCTGCTGTCGCAGCAGCACTGGCGCGTGCACGCGCCCGCCGAGGTCAAACATGA
- the nth gene encoding endonuclease III, with protein MNKQKREAIFARFEAANPHPTTELEYNSVFQLLIAVILSAQATDKSVNIATRELFKRHGTPQKMLKLGVHGVTDYIKTIGLFRTKAKNVIATCQQLVEQHAGEVPRDREALEALPGVGRKTANVVLNTAFGEPTMAVDTHIFRVANRTGIAPGKTVLSVEKALLKFVPPQYLQNAHHWLILHGRYVCVARNPKCEICGIADLCEYKYKQAKDKTKNAKSVTQKPSNKGILKTTQKRTPAKQKA; from the coding sequence ATGAACAAACAAAAGCGAGAAGCCATATTTGCCCGGTTTGAAGCTGCCAATCCGCACCCAACCACCGAGCTTGAATACAACAGCGTATTTCAATTGTTAATTGCGGTCATTCTCTCTGCCCAAGCGACTGACAAATCCGTCAATATCGCCACGCGGGAGTTGTTCAAAAGGCATGGTACGCCGCAAAAAATGCTTAAGCTCGGTGTTCACGGCGTGACCGACTACATCAAAACGATCGGACTATTTCGGACCAAAGCAAAAAATGTGATTGCCACCTGTCAACAATTGGTGGAGCAGCACGCAGGCGAAGTACCCAGAGATCGTGAAGCACTCGAAGCCTTACCTGGTGTGGGTCGTAAGACAGCCAATGTGGTTTTGAATACTGCATTTGGCGAACCCACCATGGCAGTGGACACTCACATTTTCCGGGTGGCCAACCGAACCGGCATCGCACCCGGCAAGACCGTACTCTCGGTCGAGAAGGCGTTGCTGAAATTCGTACCGCCACAGTACCTGCAAAATGCCCATCACTGGCTCATTCTGCACGGTCGCTACGTTTGTGTCGCGCGCAATCCAAAGTGCGAGATCTGCGGCATTGCAGACCTATGCGAATACAAGTACAAACAAGCCAAGGACAAAACCAAAAACGCCAAATCAGTAACCCAAAAGCCATCTAATAAAGGCATTTTGAAAACAACTCAAAAAAGAACACCTGCCAAGCAAAAAGCATAA
- a CDS encoding cupin domain-containing protein — translation MKFNISHADQSEFSYDGLRQYFEYRDLGIKEATDGKAVMHVIRAREGTNATGEWHYHNLQLQIVYVLKGWAIFEYEGHGQHKIVAGSCVHQPPGIRHREIAHSDDLELLEIVLPGEFETISLGQ, via the coding sequence ATGAAATTTAATATCTCACATGCCGATCAATCAGAATTCTCTTACGATGGTCTGCGCCAGTATTTTGAGTACCGGGATTTGGGCATCAAAGAGGCGACTGATGGCAAAGCCGTCATGCACGTTATTCGTGCTCGTGAAGGCACCAATGCAACCGGTGAGTGGCACTATCACAACCTACAGTTACAAATTGTCTATGTACTGAAAGGTTGGGCAATTTTTGAGTATGAAGGTCACGGCCAGCACAAAATTGTTGCCGGATCCTGTGTGCATCAGCCACCGGGCATCCGCCATCGAGAGATCGCCCACTCCGATGACTTGGAGCTGCTGGAAATCGTGTTACCCGGTGAGTTTGAAACCATCTCGCTCGGGCAGTAA